A window of Cohnella herbarum contains these coding sequences:
- a CDS encoding PilZ domain-containing protein has product MTQTGDNKYSMSELDKELLPLNVLLHCRTVVEGKNFVTTGIMTHLEGELFEVELPEYDQFELGENVKLTVYSPAGIQSMPSIVFAKYEGAIALLQPPDVQKRFKERREHPRVEISGNAQIMHVVSDSGEEMPLNNEAELTIHDISISGISFSGLDSPHFAAKSRLKAKIEIGFGFNCELEIVRRERHDNRMHCGAKMHVLEPEMLRPLRALILRQQVQKNAQSRKDHSRKRNFNG; this is encoded by the coding sequence ATGACTCAAACGGGAGACAACAAGTATTCGATGTCCGAGTTAGACAAGGAATTGCTTCCGTTAAACGTGCTGCTGCATTGCCGAACCGTCGTCGAAGGGAAGAACTTTGTTACGACTGGCATTATGACCCATCTTGAGGGAGAACTCTTCGAAGTCGAGCTCCCGGAATACGATCAGTTCGAGCTAGGGGAGAATGTAAAACTAACGGTGTATTCCCCGGCGGGTATCCAATCGATGCCTTCGATCGTATTCGCCAAGTATGAAGGCGCGATTGCTCTGCTTCAGCCGCCGGACGTACAGAAGCGGTTTAAGGAGAGGCGAGAGCATCCAAGGGTAGAGATCAGCGGTAATGCTCAAATCATGCACGTGGTGAGCGATTCGGGAGAAGAAATGCCCTTGAACAACGAAGCCGAACTGACGATACACGACATAAGTATCTCGGGGATCAGCTTTTCCGGATTGGACTCCCCTCATTTTGCCGCGAAATCGCGTTTGAAGGCCAAGATCGAGATCGGCTTCGGATTTAATTGCGAGTTGGAGATCGTTCGTCGGGAACGGCATGATAACCGGATGCACTGCGGGGCTAAGATGCACGTACTCGAGCCGGAGATGCTTCGTCCGCTCAGGGCGTTGATTCTACGGCAACAGGTGCAGAAGAACGCCCAATCGCGTAAAGATCACAGCAGGAAACGTAACTTTAACGGTTGA
- a CDS encoding YxlC family protein, producing MKPTDQNQDNELISELQRDWEKLDRTYPATPESLDVWESLVRRQRRVSKRRLWRDLLFFWLVAVPFVSGFIFLGSGMSVWFWLLQGVSVIVGIPLAINEFKSSWRKGASTYE from the coding sequence ATGAAGCCTACTGATCAGAATCAAGACAATGAACTCATTTCGGAATTGCAACGGGATTGGGAAAAGCTAGACCGAACGTATCCCGCGACTCCGGAATCGTTGGACGTATGGGAATCGTTAGTCCGGAGACAACGCCGGGTAAGCAAGCGTCGCCTATGGCGAGATTTACTTTTTTTCTGGTTGGTAGCCGTGCCGTTCGTTTCGGGCTTTATTTTCCTCGGCTCGGGAATGTCGGTATGGTTCTGGTTGCTGCAAGGAGTATCCGTAATCGTAGGTATCCCTCTGGCGATTAACGAATTCAAATCTTCATGGCGCAAGGGGGCATCGACGTATGAATGA
- a CDS encoding ATPase has translation MLKLGEKIVIVDDRFEQNLPLGEYGYVIAYDRNNDSAFDYIIRVPKANRQFYVPGEDIELEETLLELEVDRIEREALIDFALVTRNEELFKRIMNGGKEEEQPVEEASKEVLSREEFIRQVNLKAWI, from the coding sequence ATGCTGAAGCTGGGGGAGAAAATCGTCATCGTGGATGACCGGTTTGAGCAAAATTTGCCTTTGGGCGAATATGGGTACGTCATCGCCTATGACCGAAATAACGATAGCGCGTTCGATTATATTATTCGTGTACCGAAAGCAAATAGACAGTTTTACGTGCCAGGCGAAGATATCGAGCTGGAAGAGACATTACTAGAGCTTGAGGTCGACCGCATCGAGAGGGAGGCGCTTATCGATTTCGCCTTAGTCACCCGCAATGAGGAGCTGTTTAAGCGAATCATGAACGGCGGCAAGGAAGAGGAGCAACCCGTCGAAGAGGCCAGCAAGGAAGTGCTTAGCCGCGAGGAGTTTATCCGGCAAGTCAATCTGAAGGCTTGGATCTAA
- the sigY gene encoding RNA polymerase sigma factor SigY — translation MPQSIPSHSRTGRIRPDELASLLREHYGIVFHYLLKATMNRSIAEDITQETMIRAIEKIDRYDGSSKFSSWLITIGTRLYLDYLRKRKRERESLMQHSNISALQWETESRGAEWTELLSSLENLANEDRIPLVLKHYYGYTYEEIGQMMSLPPGTVKSRIHYVIRKVREERDKDEAY, via the coding sequence ATGCCGCAATCTATCCCTAGCCATTCACGCACCGGACGAATCCGGCCTGACGAGCTGGCTTCGTTGCTCCGAGAACACTACGGGATCGTGTTCCATTATTTGCTCAAAGCGACGATGAATCGTTCGATAGCGGAGGATATTACCCAAGAGACGATGATTCGTGCGATCGAGAAGATCGATAGATACGATGGCAGCTCCAAGTTCTCGTCGTGGCTTATTACGATCGGCACGCGATTGTATCTCGATTATCTTCGTAAACGCAAAAGAGAACGGGAAAGCTTAATGCAACATTCCAATATTTCCGCTTTGCAATGGGAGACGGAATCTCGAGGCGCGGAATGGACCGAGTTGCTATCAAGCTTGGAGAATCTTGCGAATGAAGACCGAATCCCGCTTGTCCTCAAGCACTATTACGGATATACCTACGAAGAAATCGGACAGATGATGTCCCTCCCGCCGGGTACGGTCAAATCGAGAATTCATTACGTCATTCGAAAAGTCAGAGAGGAGCGAGACAAGGATGAAGCCTACTGA
- a CDS encoding sigmaY antisigma factor component — protein sequence MNEASAQVSWWLWTCIGLLLLSQSTVLFLHARSRGGRAWFWGLWGLTQFPCPTLVYLLLQWRRNRKRGLIAAESAEREDGGMNDG from the coding sequence ATGAATGAAGCATCCGCGCAAGTAAGTTGGTGGCTGTGGACTTGCATCGGTCTTCTACTGCTGTCGCAAAGCACGGTGCTGTTCTTGCATGCCCGAAGCCGGGGGGGAAGAGCGTGGTTCTGGGGACTATGGGGATTAACGCAATTTCCTTGTCCTACGCTCGTATATTTGCTGTTGCAATGGCGGAGAAACCGTAAACGCGGACTGATAGCCGCAGAAAGTGCCGAACGAGAAGATGGAGGGATGAACGATGGATAA
- a CDS encoding cupredoxin domain-containing protein, with translation MSKIVILNRKKIQLYTVIAAVVILAGAYIGWQQSKPALAPMGDSANANANANVIQLVTGEFTATLDSGKKLETYLFYPGTVVVQKGEPVELRISGINGQSHPFVIEGLNVSGEINKGKTTIVRFTPKEAGTYSIVCQTHADSKSGGPMVGYIVVH, from the coding sequence ATGAGCAAAATCGTTATATTAAACCGCAAGAAAATTCAGTTGTACACGGTGATCGCGGCTGTCGTCATCTTGGCCGGCGCATACATCGGTTGGCAGCAATCCAAGCCTGCTTTGGCTCCGATGGGAGATAGCGCGAACGCAAACGCGAACGCCAATGTCATTCAGCTGGTTACGGGCGAGTTTACGGCTACGCTGGATAGCGGCAAGAAGCTCGAAACGTATCTGTTCTATCCCGGTACCGTCGTCGTCCAGAAAGGCGAGCCCGTCGAATTGCGCATTTCCGGTATCAACGGCCAGTCCCATCCGTTCGTCATCGAGGGCTTAAACGTTTCCGGAGAAATCAACAAAGGCAAAACGACGATCGTCCGCTTTACGCCTAAAGAAGCCGGTACTTACTCGATTGTCTGTCAAACCCATGCCGATTCGAAATCGGGCGGCCCCATGGTCGGTTACATCGTCGTGCACTAA
- a CDS encoding ABC transporter ATP-binding protein, whose amino-acid sequence MYLLKAEGLSRRYGNTEALRQADFVIGDNRCIALLGPNGAGKTTTLSIMAGLLDPTSGTLSMNKELNEDRRRWMGFLPQQPAFFGWMTGLETMVTAGRLCGLSSKEATERGKQLLETAGLKEAAHRRVSGYSGGMKQRLGLAQAVVHRPRLLLLDEPVSALDPIGRRDVLTMLHYWKREMTIVLSTHVLHDAEQVCDELILMNRGSVMLQGEMEHLRLSAGNPYLNIVVEEGRGANDWIGRLERIPGVLKVEAEGGKCQCRIHTNEMDSVRDRVLRSALDEGVKLLTFEVSRKSLEQWFVEAVQI is encoded by the coding sequence ATGTATCTACTAAAAGCAGAAGGCTTATCCCGCAGATACGGAAATACCGAAGCGCTTCGTCAAGCCGACTTCGTCATCGGAGATAATCGTTGCATAGCCTTGCTAGGACCTAACGGGGCCGGGAAAACGACGACGTTATCCATTATGGCGGGATTATTGGATCCGACATCCGGCACGCTCTCAATGAATAAGGAACTTAACGAGGACAGGCGCCGTTGGATGGGTTTTCTCCCGCAACAGCCGGCTTTTTTCGGTTGGATGACCGGACTCGAGACGATGGTTACCGCTGGCCGGTTATGCGGTTTATCTTCCAAGGAAGCAACGGAGCGCGGCAAACAATTGCTGGAAACCGCGGGTTTGAAAGAAGCGGCCCATCGTCGGGTTTCCGGATACTCCGGGGGAATGAAGCAGCGGCTGGGTTTGGCCCAAGCTGTCGTTCATCGTCCCCGCTTGCTGCTGTTGGATGAGCCCGTATCCGCATTGGATCCGATCGGAAGACGCGACGTGCTGACGATGTTGCACTATTGGAAGCGGGAGATGACGATCGTACTCTCCACCCACGTGCTTCACGATGCGGAGCAAGTATGCGATGAGCTGATCTTAATGAATAGAGGCAGCGTCATGTTGCAGGGGGAGATGGAACATTTGCGCTTATCCGCAGGCAATCCCTACTTGAATATCGTCGTCGAGGAAGGAAGAGGAGCGAACGACTGGATCGGGAGATTAGAACGAATTCCGGGCGTGTTGAAAGTTGAAGCGGAAGGCGGGAAATGCCAATGTCGCATCCACACCAACGAAATGGATTCCGTAAGAGATCGGGTGCTTCGAAGCGCTCTTGATGAAGGAGTGAAGCTGCTAACCTTCGAGGTCAGCCGCAAATCGCTCGAGCAATGGTTCGTCGAGGCGGTGCAGATATGA
- a CDS encoding DedA family protein: protein MMDTLHDWLAQLLIWIESLGYWGIIIGLAIEVIPSEIVLGYAGYLVFQDVISFPVAVICGVIGAILQQWLLYAIGRYGGRPFVDKFGKYLHLKSKHIDIAEKWFEKYGPMIVFTGRFVPVMRQVVSIPAGMARMNLWQFTWLTTLASIPWSILFVWLGSSLGENWEKIDEKAAPYVQPVILIALALLVVFFVYQYLRRRGKTI from the coding sequence ATGATGGATACGTTGCATGATTGGTTGGCCCAGTTATTGATTTGGATCGAGAGTTTAGGTTATTGGGGCATTATTATCGGACTTGCGATTGAAGTCATTCCTAGCGAAATCGTATTAGGCTACGCGGGATATCTTGTGTTTCAAGACGTGATCTCCTTTCCGGTTGCCGTCATTTGCGGAGTTATCGGAGCAATTTTGCAACAATGGCTGCTTTACGCGATCGGCCGTTACGGAGGCAGACCGTTCGTCGACAAGTTCGGCAAATATTTACACCTGAAGTCCAAGCATATCGATATCGCGGAAAAATGGTTTGAGAAGTACGGCCCGATGATCGTATTCACGGGGCGGTTCGTGCCCGTCATGCGTCAAGTAGTGTCCATCCCGGCTGGGATGGCGAGGATGAATCTGTGGCAATTTACTTGGCTTACGACGTTGGCATCCATTCCTTGGTCCATCTTGTTCGTATGGTTAGGCTCGTCTCTGGGCGAGAATTGGGAGAAAATCGACGAAAAAGCGGCTCCTTATGTTCAACCTGTTATTCTGATCGCGCTTGCACTGTTAGTCGTGTTTTTCGTGTATCAATATTTGCGTAGAAGAGGCAAAACGATTTAA
- a CDS encoding ABC transporter permease — protein sequence MSGFGILLHKEWREAVRSAKLIWLPAVFLLLGIIQPLTAKFMPDILASAGNLPEGTVIQIPVPTPGEVMAQTLSQFGTMGLLAVCLAFMGTIAGEKRNGTADWILVKPVSPLAYVTSKWVMLCLIIAFSFGLGFGGAWYYTNLLIGIPISGDVLFSAFLYYIWLVFIGTITIASSALLRSPAAAAFVAFAGAIALQLVRGLFENELSWLPSGLDAAAMSRLTTGISPSWLGAAIVTGICIPALLWVAAKGAGIRKKG from the coding sequence ATGAGCGGTTTCGGGATATTGCTTCATAAAGAATGGCGAGAAGCCGTCAGATCGGCTAAATTAATTTGGTTGCCGGCGGTATTTCTATTGCTCGGTATCATCCAACCGCTTACGGCAAAGTTCATGCCCGATATCCTTGCCTCGGCCGGTAATCTGCCCGAAGGCACGGTTATTCAGATTCCGGTTCCTACTCCCGGCGAGGTAATGGCGCAAACGTTAAGCCAGTTCGGTACAATGGGGTTGCTGGCCGTATGTCTGGCGTTCATGGGAACGATAGCCGGAGAGAAGCGTAACGGCACGGCCGATTGGATACTCGTCAAGCCGGTTTCCCCGCTTGCCTACGTGACATCCAAATGGGTCATGTTATGCCTGATTATCGCGTTTTCGTTTGGTTTAGGGTTTGGCGGAGCATGGTATTACACGAATCTATTAATCGGCATACCGATTTCGGGCGACGTCCTTTTTTCCGCGTTTTTATATTATATCTGGCTTGTGTTCATCGGTACGATCACGATCGCGAGCAGCGCCTTGCTCCGTTCTCCCGCCGCGGCCGCATTCGTTGCCTTCGCAGGCGCGATCGCACTGCAACTTGTGCGCGGTCTATTCGAAAATGAGCTCTCCTGGCTGCCATCCGGTCTCGACGCCGCGGCGATGTCCAGATTGACGACCGGAATTTCGCCCAGTTGGTTGGGCGCCGCGATCGTTACGGGGATCTGTATTCCGGCGTTGCTATGGGTTGCGGCCAAAGGGGCGGGAATAAGGAAGAAAGGATAA
- a CDS encoding SAF domain-containing protein, translating to MNRRRQLAISLSAAVLSGLLVYGVYLVQLKQIQLEETAEVVVPKRFIATGTKLEPEHLTIVSLPRSAVSSEMITDASEAVGMETSMPLGGNEPLLRWKVDKYRLLPSAGQSTFQIPREYVKSVSNGIRAGDEVVVYLSDETTASRKLYPDAIRVAGVKTAANLEIDNPKNPNLLSMANDDKEGMYTSRRDANGTIDAINLNLTEEQWLAMDTACKGGTAKLIIAFQASSIKEDEQ from the coding sequence ATGAACAGGCGTAGACAGCTTGCGATTAGTTTATCGGCGGCGGTCTTGTCGGGACTGCTTGTATATGGCGTGTACCTGGTTCAACTCAAGCAGATTCAATTGGAAGAGACTGCGGAGGTCGTCGTTCCGAAGCGATTCATCGCGACGGGGACGAAGCTGGAACCGGAGCATTTAACGATCGTTTCGTTGCCGCGTTCGGCCGTATCCTCGGAGATGATTACCGACGCGTCGGAAGCGGTCGGAATGGAAACTTCCATGCCTCTAGGCGGCAACGAGCCTTTGCTGCGTTGGAAGGTAGACAAGTATCGCTTGCTGCCGAGCGCCGGGCAATCTACCTTCCAGATCCCGAGGGAATACGTCAAATCGGTTTCCAACGGAATACGCGCCGGGGATGAGGTCGTCGTTTATTTGTCGGACGAGACGACGGCATCGCGCAAGCTATATCCGGACGCGATCCGAGTTGCCGGAGTGAAGACCGCGGCGAATCTAGAGATCGACAATCCGAAAAACCCCAATTTACTTTCCATGGCCAACGATGACAAGGAAGGAATGTACACCTCGAGGCGGGACGCCAACGGGACGATCGATGCAATCAACTTGAACTTGACCGAAGAGCAATGGTTAGCGATGGATACGGCTTGCAAAGGCGGAACCGCTAAGCTGATCATCGCTTTCCAGGCTTCGTCAATAAAGGAGGATGAACAGTAA
- a CDS encoding M24 family metallopeptidase, with protein MHVNPPQDEWLLRKLRLQQKLTENGLEGCLVTQNVGIYYYTGSMQTGYLYMPVKGEPTYYVRRSLERALNESHVRTVELGSFRSFGKQLEADYPALGATSDELPLVGADLDVMPAQLYLRLADTIPQVRLTDASAILRNDRSVKSSYEIGRITHAAEVVASALEAGLASLSEGMTELDLMAVIEYSIRRNGHIGLMRMRNYNQEIMTGIVAAGEAAAEPSYFDGPAGGRGLSPAAPKSVSLRPIGRNEPILIDIGCCVDGYVIDQTRTVVIGELDPDLLAAYDTAAEIMRVSERSLRPGAIPEDIYSQAVEMAKAAGLSQHFMGYGRDQVKFLGHGIGLEIDEWPVLARGFRTPLEPGMTIAVEPKFTFPGRGVVGVENTYLITDTGCKELTVSPDKIYVLP; from the coding sequence ATGCATGTTAACCCGCCGCAAGACGAGTGGTTGTTACGGAAGCTCAGGCTGCAACAAAAATTAACCGAAAACGGTCTGGAAGGCTGTTTGGTCACGCAGAACGTTGGGATCTACTATTATACCGGTTCGATGCAAACCGGTTATCTGTATATGCCTGTGAAGGGCGAGCCTACTTATTATGTCCGAAGAAGCTTGGAAAGAGCGCTTAACGAATCGCATGTTCGAACCGTCGAGCTTGGCTCGTTTCGTTCTTTCGGCAAGCAGCTAGAAGCAGATTACCCTGCTTTAGGGGCAACATCGGACGAGCTACCACTTGTAGGAGCGGATCTGGACGTGATGCCTGCCCAATTGTATCTTCGGCTTGCCGATACGATTCCGCAGGTACGATTGACCGATGCTTCCGCAATTCTGAGGAACGATCGGAGCGTTAAATCATCTTACGAGATCGGTCGGATTACTCACGCGGCCGAGGTCGTTGCGTCCGCTCTTGAGGCGGGCTTAGCAAGTTTAAGCGAAGGGATGACGGAGCTCGATCTCATGGCCGTTATCGAATATTCTATCCGAAGAAACGGGCATATCGGATTGATGAGGATGAGAAACTACAATCAAGAGATTATGACCGGTATCGTCGCGGCGGGAGAAGCTGCGGCGGAACCTTCGTATTTCGACGGTCCCGCAGGGGGAAGGGGACTATCTCCGGCTGCGCCGAAGAGCGTCAGTCTTCGCCCGATCGGCCGCAATGAACCGATACTGATCGATATCGGTTGTTGCGTCGATGGTTACGTGATCGACCAGACGCGAACGGTTGTTATTGGCGAGCTTGATCCTGATCTGCTCGCCGCATACGATACCGCCGCCGAGATCATGAGGGTCAGCGAACGGTCGCTCCGGCCGGGCGCGATCCCGGAAGATATTTATTCCCAAGCCGTAGAGATGGCGAAAGCCGCAGGATTGTCGCAGCATTTTATGGGGTATGGCCGTGATCAAGTTAAATTCCTCGGGCATGGGATCGGACTCGAGATCGACGAGTGGCCGGTGCTTGCGCGAGGTTTCCGGACCCCGCTGGAACCGGGAATGACGATCGCGGTCGAACCTAAGTTCACGTTTCCGGGTCGAGGCGTCGTCGGCGTGGAGAATACGTACCTCATTACGGACACCGGATGCAAGGAGCTAACGGTGTCTCCGGACAAAATTTATGTTTTGCCTTGA
- a CDS encoding ATPase, T2SS/T4P/T4SS family, whose protein sequence is MSADNAAKRFSSTAYAANLQTVSNKSVVANGDKPDGLSSLRAYTEEVRHMLATPRGWSEEERRRYAEKLNRAVIGFPQERTEMLAIISDWIIRKRLQHVAFGSLPYATLAEALFAEVIGMNVLELVLRNREGLEEVQVVGTRIFEVRDGKATASPYRFQELSHVERIQQNLVLFNNDRINPRKRWAEVLLLDGSRVTLTGFGFTAQPTLTIRLYTVKRFNLETLCKPEYRTMDERVRELLLVIVRSRLNMVVIGATNTGKTHLIKALISEMPDEERIVTIESRYELMLARDFPDKNVVEYESDEDDPLHGPRQAFKLALRQSPQRICHAEIRDEDANIYVRACTRGHEGSITSVHANGLEDVPDTITDMCMLDGRGMNPVSMIRRITEHVTHIGFEMRMIDGVRKLVRVGEFEWLDGAVRIRDLVRYEETTGQWTFPESFSTKALQKISRMEPVGLRAIEKLSSGGTALC, encoded by the coding sequence GTGAGCGCCGATAACGCCGCGAAGCGGTTTTCCTCTACCGCGTATGCGGCTAATCTGCAAACCGTATCCAACAAATCGGTCGTAGCTAACGGGGATAAGCCGGACGGTTTGTCTAGCCTTAGAGCTTATACGGAGGAAGTGCGCCATATGCTCGCGACTCCGAGAGGTTGGAGCGAGGAGGAGCGTCGGCGATATGCCGAGAAGTTGAACCGGGCGGTAATCGGGTTTCCTCAGGAACGCACCGAGATGCTTGCGATTATTTCCGATTGGATTATCCGCAAGCGGCTGCAGCACGTAGCCTTCGGCAGCTTGCCCTATGCGACCTTGGCGGAAGCGCTATTCGCGGAAGTCATCGGGATGAACGTGCTGGAGCTTGTGTTGCGAAACCGGGAGGGGCTGGAGGAAGTGCAAGTCGTCGGTACCCGGATCTTCGAAGTGCGGGACGGCAAAGCAACGGCTTCTCCCTATCGCTTTCAGGAACTGAGCCATGTGGAGAGAATTCAGCAGAACCTGGTGCTGTTCAATAACGATAGGATCAACCCCCGCAAGCGTTGGGCGGAAGTGCTTCTGTTAGATGGCTCTCGCGTTACTTTGACGGGATTCGGGTTTACCGCGCAGCCAACGTTGACCATCCGGTTGTATACGGTGAAACGGTTTAATCTGGAGACGTTATGCAAACCGGAGTATCGAACGATGGATGAACGCGTCCGCGAGCTGTTGCTCGTTATCGTGCGTAGCCGATTGAATATGGTCGTGATCGGGGCGACGAATACGGGTAAGACCCACCTGATTAAGGCGTTGATCTCCGAAATGCCCGATGAAGAAAGAATCGTGACGATCGAGAGTCGGTACGAGCTGATGTTGGCAAGAGACTTCCCGGATAAGAACGTCGTGGAATACGAGTCCGACGAGGACGATCCTCTCCATGGTCCGCGTCAAGCGTTTAAGCTGGCCTTACGACAATCCCCGCAACGAATATGCCATGCGGAGATCAGGGACGAGGACGCCAATATCTACGTGCGTGCTTGTACGCGCGGACATGAAGGGAGCATCACGTCTGTTCATGCCAACGGTTTGGAAGACGTGCCGGATACGATTACCGACATGTGCATGCTTGACGGCAGAGGGATGAATCCCGTCTCGATGATTAGGCGCATTACGGAGCATGTGACGCATATCGGATTCGAGATGCGCATGATCGACGGGGTACGAAAGCTGGTGCGGGTAGGGGAATTCGAATGGCTTGACGGGGCGGTCCGAATCAGGGATCTGGTCCGATACGAAGAAACTACCGGACAATGGACATTTCCGGAGTCGTTCTCGACGAAGGCTCTACAGAAGATATCCAGGATGGAGCCGGTAGGTTTGCGAGCGATAGAGAAACTATCATCCGGGGGAACGGCCTTATGTTGA
- a CDS encoding dehydrogenase, giving the protein MKMFQEKHSSPLPSPRTIRRACGKELYRTVKRLKQHVPALLVKQAEELYVKRVIGNLMWITENRSNRKALADWWDEEVSGEIAELWNVDRAKLMQAFRDAFGG; this is encoded by the coding sequence ATGAAGATGTTCCAGGAGAAGCATTCCTCGCCTCTTCCAAGTCCGCGAACCATTCGCAGGGCATGCGGAAAAGAGCTCTATCGTACGGTGAAACGTTTGAAGCAACACGTCCCCGCCCTTCTTGTTAAGCAGGCAGAAGAGCTTTACGTGAAGCGGGTCATTGGGAATTTGATGTGGATTACGGAGAACCGAAGCAACCGCAAAGCGCTTGCGGATTGGTGGGACGAAGAAGTCAGCGGCGAGATCGCCGAGCTCTGGAACGTCGATCGCGCGAAGCTGATGCAAGCGTTCCGCGATGCGTTCGGCGGCTAA
- a CDS encoding thioredoxin family protein, with the protein MSQLIASKLHKGLTPSQFVEAMSKNQDTFQSWFNQFQWNDAELEEFYESLNNRDDLRCLIIAADWCGDVVRNVPVVFQAMEKAGIPTEVLIMEEHLDLMDQHLTMGGRAIPVVLFTDTGGHLLGKWGARPKYVQEVMNEFKAANPDREAADYQEKIAVARQEMGRRYGEDTGYQTIILQEIREILSGV; encoded by the coding sequence ATGAGTCAATTGATCGCGAGCAAATTACATAAAGGGCTTACGCCAAGTCAATTCGTAGAAGCGATGAGCAAGAATCAAGACACATTCCAATCCTGGTTTAATCAGTTTCAATGGAACGATGCCGAGTTGGAAGAGTTCTACGAATCCTTGAACAATCGCGACGATCTGCGTTGCCTGATTATTGCCGCCGATTGGTGCGGAGATGTCGTCCGCAACGTGCCCGTCGTGTTCCAAGCGATGGAGAAAGCCGGAATTCCGACGGAAGTATTGATCATGGAAGAGCACCTGGACCTGATGGATCAGCATCTGACAATGGGCGGACGCGCGATACCTGTCGTGCTGTTCACGGATACGGGCGGACATCTTCTAGGGAAGTGGGGCGCTCGTCCGAAATACGTACAGGAAGTCATGAACGAATTCAAAGCGGCTAATCCCGATCGGGAAGCTGCGGACTATCAAGAAAAAATCGCGGTAGCAAGACAGGAAATGGGACGTCGCTACGGAGAGGATACCGGCTATCAGACGATTATTTTGCAGGAAATTCGCGAAATATTGTCCGGGGTTTGA
- a CDS encoding MBL fold metallo-hydrolase — protein sequence MLTFQRYSLGALQTNAYVVVNSERTRAVVIDPGTADGALIRKLDGLKVEAILLTHAHFDHIGGVDALRKRYSCPVYIHSAEKDWLTDAGKNGSTRWAEVTPPIMTELPEQLLTDGLKLELIGETFHVKHTPGHSPGSVSFLVGDLVFAGDALFHRSIGRTDLPGGNQEQLYRSIREKLYVLPEDTLVLPGHGQETTIGDERRENPFVR from the coding sequence ATGCTGACATTTCAACGTTACTCGTTAGGAGCCTTGCAGACGAATGCTTACGTCGTCGTTAACTCGGAGCGCACGCGTGCCGTGGTCATTGATCCGGGAACGGCGGACGGGGCTTTGATCCGCAAGCTCGACGGATTGAAGGTAGAAGCGATTTTACTGACGCATGCCCATTTCGACCATATCGGCGGCGTGGACGCATTGCGCAAAAGATATAGCTGCCCTGTCTATATTCATTCGGCCGAGAAAGACTGGCTGACCGACGCGGGGAAAAACGGCTCGACGCGTTGGGCGGAAGTTACTCCGCCGATCATGACCGAATTGCCGGAACAACTGCTGACCGACGGACTGAAGCTTGAGTTGATCGGAGAAACCTTTCACGTGAAGCATACGCCTGGGCATTCCCCGGGCAGCGTGAGCTTCCTGGTCGGCGATCTTGTTTTCGCCGGAGACGCGTTATTTCACCGCTCGATCGGACGCACGGATTTGCCGGGAGGCAACCAAGAGCAGTTGTATCGTTCGATACGGGAGAAGCTTTACGTATTGCCCGAGGATACGCTAGTTCTGCCCGGACATGGGCAGGAAACGACCATCGGCGACGAGCGGCGCGAGAATCCTTTCGTTAGATAA
- a CDS encoding PLD nuclease N-terminal domain-containing protein produces MDKSDLIMLLLPVFLIQLILMATALTYLYRASSVRGKKWVWVLVIIFVNIIGPILFFAFGRKEN; encoded by the coding sequence ATGGATAAATCCGATTTGATTATGCTGTTGCTTCCCGTGTTCCTCATTCAGCTTATTTTGATGGCGACGGCGTTGACCTATTTATATCGGGCGAGTTCCGTTCGGGGAAAGAAATGGGTATGGGTTCTCGTAATCATCTTCGTTAACATCATAGGACCGATATTGTTTTTCGCGTTTGGGAGGAAGGAGAACTGA